One Serpentinicella alkaliphila DNA segment encodes these proteins:
- a CDS encoding TIGR04282 family arsenosugar biosynthesis glycosyltransferase, producing the protein MKALILMTRVPIPGCTKTRLMEILTGDECAELHKCFLMDLFKIFSFINDDIQIFLTYTPEQAFGLIKDMVPETVRCFPQVGDDLGKKMSNAFRYVFEKGYEKVCLMGADIPYIQPYEIKDSFNKLEKSDVVLGPTLDGGYYFIGIKKYNGGIFSNKLKWGNESVLEGTIDIVNNLDLKLALTYKHRDIDTKEDLFDLKQRADVGYFKDKTLPTNTITFINKLWSDKYNANKYIRG; encoded by the coding sequence GTGAAAGCATTAATACTCATGACAAGGGTACCGATTCCAGGGTGTACAAAAACTCGATTAATGGAGATCCTAACGGGAGACGAATGCGCTGAATTACACAAATGCTTTTTAATGGACTTATTTAAAATTTTTAGTTTTATAAATGATGATATTCAAATCTTCCTTACCTATACGCCAGAACAAGCTTTTGGATTAATTAAGGATATGGTGCCAGAAACTGTTCGGTGCTTTCCACAGGTAGGAGATGACCTGGGTAAAAAAATGTCTAATGCCTTTAGATATGTTTTTGAAAAAGGATATGAAAAAGTCTGCTTGATGGGAGCGGATATCCCGTATATACAACCCTATGAAATTAAGGACTCGTTTAATAAGCTAGAGAAAAGTGATGTAGTTCTAGGTCCAACATTGGATGGAGGCTACTACTTTATCGGCATAAAGAAATATAATGGGGGTATTTTTAGTAATAAACTTAAATGGGGAAATGAGTCTGTGTTAGAAGGAACCATCGATATTGTAAATAATTTGGATTTAAAGCTAGCTCTAACATATAAGCATAGAGACATAGACACAAAAGAGGATTTGTTTGACTTGAAGCAAAGGGCAGATGTTGGTTACTTCAAAGACAAGACATTACCAACTAATACCATAACTTTTATAAATAAATTATGGAGTGATAAATACAATGCTAATAAATACATTAGAGGTTAA
- a CDS encoding TIGR04283 family arsenosugar biosynthesis glycosyltransferase: MVSIIIPVLNEERKVRGILEQVTLLGGEKEIIIVDGGSTDNTVAIASKYGRVIHSEKGRSKQMNSGAKESNGDILWFVHSDSIINVEALSAIEESIKSGYTGGGFSLYFYDYDTIFMKFVAATSNIRAKYLGIYFGDQGIFVRKDVFLELGGYPNIELMEDWELSKRLFKSGKIKILSIPIGTSARRFQNGGQLRTLLFMHKIKLLYVLGVPPSKLSKMYREVR; encoded by the coding sequence ATGGTTTCAATTATTATCCCAGTATTAAATGAAGAGAGAAAAGTTAGAGGAATACTAGAACAAGTCACCCTGTTAGGTGGGGAAAAGGAAATCATCATTGTAGATGGAGGGAGTACGGATAATACTGTAGCCATTGCGTCTAAATATGGAAGGGTCATTCATAGCGAAAAGGGTCGGTCTAAACAAATGAATAGTGGCGCAAAAGAATCAAATGGAGATATATTATGGTTTGTTCATTCAGATTCTATAATAAACGTAGAAGCATTAAGTGCTATTGAAGAATCTATAAAGAGTGGATATACAGGCGGAGGATTTTCTCTTTATTTTTATGACTATGATACTATATTTATGAAGTTTGTAGCAGCAACATCAAATATACGGGCAAAGTATCTCGGAATTTATTTTGGAGACCAAGGAATTTTTGTTAGAAAAGACGTATTTTTAGAACTAGGAGGATATCCAAACATAGAGTTAATGGAAGATTGGGAGCTATCCAAGAGACTATTTAAAAGTGGGAAAATTAAGATTCTGAGTATTCCAATTGGAACCTCTGCAAGAAGGTTTCAAAATGGAGGTCAACTACGAACCCTTTTATTTATGCATAAAATAAAGTTATTGTATGTTCTAGGTGTTCCTCCTTCAAAACTTAGCAAAATGTATAGGGAGGTGAGGTAG